The Roseococcus microcysteis genome contains a region encoding:
- a CDS encoding FIST signal transduction protein, with the protein MAAIRVASVRHTHPDVAARLCRQRIGPDAPAMLLVFCGGKHDPVAMLAALRAEFGPVPIHGGSAAGVIGREGCGYAGFELGVLAIMDPGLVPQAVLTEALRRDEVAAGAELGAAVGAIASPDAAVMLLFDSVASRTPPLLHFASSIVEGFHDGFGNTPLQLFGGGLLTDMNLTGGWVFAGDRVLKHAAVALVFPPGVAVETVIMHGCRPISSFMEITRIQGAEVFELDGEPALTVIERMLGLPPGEVRGQELSLTVTLGQKLGDPYAPYQEGDYVNRLILRATPEAGSVTLFEPDFALGAQVQIMSRDNSLMLDSVRRGVAAMNAGLVGTDPLFALYIDCAGRASARSGAAIEEAELVTQGFAPAVPLLGFYSGVEVAQVGGGIGRSLDWTGVLAVLRRR; encoded by the coding sequence ATGGCCGCGATCCGCGTCGCCTCCGTCCGCCACACCCATCCGGATGTGGCCGCCCGCCTGTGCCGGCAGCGCATCGGGCCGGATGCGCCCGCCATGCTGCTGGTCTTCTGCGGCGGCAAGCATGACCCCGTGGCCATGCTCGCGGCCCTGCGCGCGGAATTCGGCCCGGTGCCCATCCATGGCGGTTCCGCGGCCGGCGTCATCGGCCGCGAGGGCTGCGGCTATGCCGGCTTCGAACTGGGCGTGCTGGCCATCATGGACCCGGGCCTCGTGCCCCAGGCGGTGCTCACCGAGGCACTGCGCCGGGATGAGGTGGCGGCCGGGGCGGAGCTGGGCGCGGCCGTGGGCGCCATCGCGAGCCCCGATGCGGCGGTGATGCTGCTCTTCGACAGCGTGGCCTCGCGCACGCCGCCCTTGCTGCACTTCGCCAGCTCCATCGTGGAGGGCTTCCATGACGGCTTCGGCAACACGCCGCTGCAGCTCTTCGGCGGCGGGCTGCTGACGGACATGAACCTGACCGGCGGCTGGGTCTTCGCCGGCGACCGCGTGCTGAAGCATGCCGCCGTGGCGCTGGTCTTTCCCCCCGGTGTGGCGGTCGAGACGGTCATCATGCATGGCTGCCGGCCCATCAGCTCCTTCATGGAGATCACGCGCATCCAGGGCGCCGAGGTGTTCGAGCTGGATGGCGAACCGGCACTCACCGTCATCGAGCGCATGCTGGGCCTGCCGCCAGGCGAGGTGCGCGGACAGGAACTCTCGCTGACGGTGACGCTGGGCCAGAAGCTGGGCGACCCCTACGCCCCCTACCAGGAGGGCGACTATGTGAACCGCCTGATCTTGCGCGCCACGCCCGAGGCGGGCTCGGTCACGTTGTTCGAGCCGGACTTCGCCCTTGGCGCCCAGGTGCAGATCATGAGCCGCGACAACTCGCTCATGCTCGATTCCGTGCGCCGGGGCGTGGCCGCGATGAATGCGGGGCTTGTGGGCACCGACCCCCTCTTCGCCCTCTACATAGACTGCGCGGGCCGCGCGAGTGCCCGCAGCGGCGCCGCCATCGAGGAGGCGGAGCTGGTGACGCAGGGCTTCGCCCCCGCAGTGCCGCTGCTGGGCTTCTATTCGGGCGTGGAGGTGGCGCAGGTGGGCGGCGGCATCGGGCGTTCCCTCGACTGGACCGGCGTGCTGGCCGTGTTGCGCCGCCGATGA
- a CDS encoding NAD(P)-dependent oxidoreductase has protein sequence MAERMLQFVRLQQQTPDKRPASARREDFDEIYARFDPERAKQQASRCSQCGVPFCQVHCPLQNNIPDWLKLTAEGRMEEAYEVAAATNTFPEICGRVCPQDRLCEGNCVIEKGFESVTIGSVEKYIVDTAWENGWVKPPTPTRELPHSVGIIGAGPAGLAAAERLRVRGFQVHVYDRYDRVGGLMIYGIPNFKLEKEVVLRRWEQYAAGGIHFHMNTAVGQDVTLEELRARHDAIFIATGVYKARDVELPGADLAGVVPALDYLTASNRQNLGDTVPDYESGALNAAGREVVVIGGGDTAMDCVRTAIRQGAELVTCLYRRDKANMPGSMREVHNAEEEGVRFLWLSAPEAFLGAGSVTGVRAAKMHLGLPDATGRQQVAPIPGSHFVVPGSLVIKALGFDPEDLPTMFNEPALAVTRWGTLKVDYRTMMTDLPGVFAGGDIVRGASLVVWGIRDGRDAAEQIAQYVLAKASLQQAAE, from the coding sequence ATGGCCGAGCGCATGCTCCAATTCGTCCGCCTGCAACAGCAGACGCCGGACAAGCGCCCCGCCAGCGCCCGCCGCGAGGATTTCGACGAGATCTACGCCCGCTTCGACCCCGAGCGCGCCAAGCAGCAAGCGAGCCGCTGCAGCCAATGCGGCGTGCCTTTCTGCCAGGTGCATTGCCCCTTGCAGAACAACATCCCCGACTGGCTGAAACTGACCGCGGAAGGGCGGATGGAGGAGGCCTATGAGGTCGCCGCCGCCACCAACACCTTCCCCGAGATCTGCGGCCGCGTCTGCCCGCAGGACCGTCTCTGCGAGGGCAATTGCGTCATCGAGAAGGGGTTCGAGAGCGTCACCATCGGCTCGGTCGAGAAGTACATCGTGGACACCGCCTGGGAAAATGGCTGGGTGAAGCCGCCCACGCCCACGCGGGAGCTGCCCCATTCGGTCGGCATCATCGGCGCGGGCCCGGCCGGGCTGGCCGCGGCCGAGCGGCTGCGCGTGCGGGGCTTCCAGGTGCATGTCTATGACCGCTACGACCGCGTGGGCGGGCTGATGATCTACGGCATCCCCAACTTCAAGCTGGAGAAGGAGGTGGTGCTGCGCCGCTGGGAGCAATACGCGGCGGGCGGCATCCATTTCCACATGAACACGGCGGTCGGCCAGGACGTGACGCTGGAGGAACTGCGCGCGCGGCATGACGCCATCTTCATCGCGACCGGTGTGTACAAGGCGCGCGACGTGGAACTGCCGGGGGCGGACCTCGCGGGCGTGGTGCCGGCGCTGGATTACCTGACGGCCTCCAACCGCCAGAATCTGGGCGACACGGTGCCGGACTACGAGAGCGGCGCGCTGAACGCGGCGGGGCGCGAGGTGGTGGTGATCGGCGGCGGCGACACCGCCATGGATTGCGTCCGCACCGCCATCCGCCAGGGCGCGGAGCTCGTCACCTGCCTCTATCGCCGCGACAAGGCGAACATGCCCGGCTCCATGCGCGAGGTGCACAATGCGGAGGAGGAGGGGGTGCGCTTCCTCTGGCTCTCGGCGCCGGAAGCCTTCCTGGGTGCGGGTTCGGTCACCGGCGTGCGGGCCGCGAAGATGCATCTCGGCCTGCCCGACGCCACCGGCCGCCAGCAGGTGGCGCCCATCCCGGGCAGCCATTTCGTGGTTCCCGGCAGCCTGGTCATCAAGGCGCTGGGCTTCGACCCCGAGGATTTGCCCACGATGTTCAATGAGCCCGCCCTGGCCGTCACCCGCTGGGGCACGCTGAAGGTGGATTACCGCACCATGATGACCGACCTGCCCGGCGTCTTCGCCGGCGGCGACATCGTCCGCGGGGCCTCGCTGGTGGTGTGGGGCATCCGGGATGGCCGCGACGCGGCCGAGCAGATCGCGCAATACGTGCTGGCCAAGGCCAGCCTCCAGCAGGCGGCGGAGTGA
- a CDS encoding dipeptidase, translating into MSEQVARHLASQREAILDRLLALIRLPSVSTDPAFEHGMRGAREFLLERLRALGLQDVRLLDAPDMPKGGQPAVYGAWLGAGPDKPTIMIYGHYDVQPADPMELWHSPPFEPTIRDGRIYARGASDVKGSTTIAIETVGAFLAVEGGCPVNVKLFLEGEEEVGSPSLPALIEANRELLVADAMLSADGGGASGPQPMLNIGCRGITSLRFSLRTARKDAHSGKVGGALRNALHEMARLIATLHDEHGRVVVEGFEAGAPPMTNALRAEAATLPFDEAAWYAAYGATPFGDPAYTVRERTTLRPTVEVNGMWGGYIGEGGKTVTPAEAHAKLTMRLIPGQDPAGAQAAVKAHLERHAPPGVALEFDYTPGGTRAYTLGADHPLRAAATTVLRQEKGGEPALTRLGGTVPITTIFQEKLGMDSLMFGLSSADEDAHAPNEFFRLSSFDEGLRLWPLLLTELGRMDRAAFHRGS; encoded by the coding sequence ATGAGCGAACAAGTCGCGCGACATTTGGCCAGCCAGCGCGAGGCCATCCTCGACCGGCTCCTGGCGCTGATCCGCCTGCCCTCGGTCAGCACCGACCCGGCCTTCGAGCATGGCATGCGCGGCGCGCGGGAATTCCTGCTGGAGCGGCTGCGCGCGCTGGGCCTGCAGGATGTGCGACTGCTGGACGCACCCGACATGCCCAAGGGCGGGCAGCCCGCCGTCTATGGCGCCTGGCTGGGCGCGGGGCCCGACAAGCCCACCATCATGATCTACGGCCATTACGACGTGCAGCCGGCGGACCCGATGGAGCTGTGGCACTCGCCGCCCTTCGAGCCCACCATCCGCGACGGGCGGATCTATGCGCGCGGCGCCTCGGACGTGAAGGGTTCCACCACCATCGCCATCGAGACGGTGGGCGCGTTCCTCGCCGTCGAGGGCGGCTGCCCGGTGAACGTGAAGCTCTTCCTGGAAGGCGAGGAGGAGGTGGGCAGCCCGAGCCTGCCCGCGCTGATCGAGGCGAACCGCGAGCTGCTGGTGGCGGATGCGATGCTCTCGGCCGATGGCGGCGGCGCCTCCGGGCCGCAGCCCATGCTGAACATCGGCTGCCGCGGCATCACCTCGCTGCGCTTCAGCCTGCGCACCGCGAGGAAGGACGCGCATTCGGGCAAGGTGGGCGGCGCGCTGCGCAACGCCCTGCACGAGATGGCGCGCCTGATCGCGACGCTGCATGACGAACACGGCCGCGTGGTGGTGGAGGGCTTCGAGGCCGGCGCGCCGCCCATGACCAACGCGCTGCGCGCCGAGGCCGCCACCCTGCCCTTCGACGAGGCCGCCTGGTACGCGGCCTATGGCGCGACCCCCTTTGGCGACCCGGCCTATACGGTGCGCGAACGCACCACGCTGCGCCCCACCGTGGAGGTCAACGGGATGTGGGGCGGCTATATCGGCGAGGGCGGCAAGACGGTGACGCCGGCCGAGGCGCACGCCAAGCTGACCATGCGCCTCATTCCCGGCCAGGACCCGGCGGGCGCGCAGGCGGCGGTGAAGGCGCATCTGGAACGCCACGCGCCGCCCGGCGTCGCGCTGGAATTCGACTACACGCCGGGCGGCACCCGCGCCTACACGCTGGGCGCCGACCACCCGCTGCGCGCGGCCGCCACCACCGTGCTGCGGCAGGAAAAGGGCGGCGAGCCGGCGCTCACGCGCCTGGGCGGCACCGTGCCCATCACCACCATCTTCCAGGAGAAGCTCGGCATGGACAGCCTGATGTTCGGCCTGTCCAGCGCGGACGAGGATGCGCATGCGCCCAACGAGTTCTTCCGCCTCTCCTCCTTCGACGAGGGGCTGCGGCTCTGGCCGCTGCTGCTGACGGAACTCGGCCGGATGGACCGCGCCGCCTTCCACCGCGGGAGCTGA
- a CDS encoding fatty acid desaturase produces the protein MFLSRDTFAAEAPALSPAPALRNPREAMAVRLPAALQPFLTWLTAMPAPGETRADRPAAHFVAGALALVLGGMALGALPLMLAAPPLAAWLLLPLGWLLTSSGLGLFQVVIFHHCSHGTVFANRGRNRQVGRMVSAFLLFKRFDDYQREHMMHHSAKKLLTEEDEFADFVLGLCRLEAGLPKAELWRRVARITVSPAFHLHFLRRRIQASLFTGDRAHDWMGRAFWLGLIALALATGTLVELLVLWVLPVTVLLQIATIYRILCEHRFPDAHFIALRDKLFVCEATTGVFAGRPPPEARADTLRGLAQWAGWWLNMLTVQLFVRLFVLVGDAPCHDFHHRRPATRRWTNYIHARQQDAEAGSPGFPQGYTDCWGLFEAVDSNLATLAATTPASIGREPGHTPA, from the coding sequence ATGTTTCTCTCCCGCGACACTTTCGCCGCGGAGGCGCCGGCCCTCAGCCCCGCGCCAGCCCTCCGCAACCCCCGCGAGGCCATGGCCGTCCGTCTCCCGGCGGCCTTGCAACCCTTCCTCACCTGGCTCACCGCCATGCCCGCCCCGGGCGAGACGCGCGCCGACCGCCCGGCCGCGCATTTCGTGGCGGGCGCGCTGGCCCTGGTGCTGGGCGGCATGGCGCTCGGCGCCCTGCCCCTGATGCTGGCCGCCCCGCCCCTGGCCGCCTGGCTGCTGCTGCCGCTGGGGTGGCTGCTGACCTCCTCCGGCCTTGGGCTGTTCCAGGTGGTGATCTTCCACCACTGCTCGCACGGCACCGTCTTCGCCAACCGCGGCCGCAACCGGCAGGTGGGGCGGATGGTCTCGGCCTTCCTCCTGTTCAAGCGCTTCGACGACTACCAGCGCGAGCACATGATGCACCACAGCGCGAAGAAGCTGCTGACCGAGGAGGATGAGTTCGCCGATTTCGTGCTGGGCCTGTGCCGGCTCGAGGCCGGCCTGCCCAAGGCCGAGCTGTGGCGGCGCGTGGCGCGGATCACCGTCTCGCCCGCCTTCCACCTGCATTTTCTCCGCCGCCGCATCCAGGCCTCGCTCTTCACCGGAGACCGGGCGCATGACTGGATGGGCCGCGCCTTCTGGCTCGGCCTCATCGCCCTGGCGCTGGCGACCGGCACGCTGGTGGAATTGCTGGTGCTGTGGGTGCTGCCGGTGACCGTGCTGCTCCAGATCGCGACCATCTACCGCATCCTCTGCGAGCACCGCTTCCCGGACGCCCATTTCATCGCGCTGCGCGACAAGCTCTTCGTCTGCGAGGCGACCACGGGCGTCTTCGCCGGCCGCCCCCCGCCGGAGGCGCGGGCCGACACCCTGCGCGGCCTGGCGCAATGGGCCGGCTGGTGGCTGAACATGCTGACCGTGCAGCTCTTCGTGCGGCTCTTCGTGCTGGTGGGCGACGCCCCGTGCCATGATTTCCACCACCGCCGCCCCGCCACGCGCCGCTGGACCAACTACATCCATGCGCGCCAGCAGGACGCCGAGGCGGGCTCGCCCGGCTTCCCCCAGGGCTACACGGATTGCTGGGGGCTGTTCGAGGCGGTGGACAGCAACCTCGCCACCCTGGCGGCGACGACGCCGGCCAGCATCGGACGAGAGCCCGGCCACACCCCCGCCTGA
- a CDS encoding sensor histidine kinase, whose product MTQHPPPQNPIERELAYYRRECNDLGARLLRLQEEQSQAFREARRSRTVAKLIREAHRLTDVCNLPDEIGEPMLEVVVDNALCDRAAFLERVGPEEPPRFRVTHMIGMGGESWPREVVLPAAPGFFFTTSRTPIEPPAYELTSILRTPYILWAHDPGSGVALIMGNHSEGNVSRPFETRDQELVEGALSVYIDVRARKAAEAELRAAKLAAEASGAARARFLATLSHELRTPLNSIIGFSEILSSGSSISATARQRDAYIAQIHDSGRMLLELIDNILDYASLENATPRLRREWIAGRSLLDAVLGEAGSIALRQGVELVCDPPEEGLQLHVDRLRFRQVLTNLLGNAVKFTPARGRVSLAILATPNGGAMVRVTDTGIGIAPDDIQRALEPFQQVSDGHSRQFPGTGLGLPIAKTLVEAHGGTLGIESVPGMGTSVTVTLPPEAVRRVGEGAPAPG is encoded by the coding sequence ATGACCCAGCACCCGCCGCCGCAAAACCCGATCGAGCGCGAGCTCGCCTACTACCGGCGCGAATGCAATGACCTGGGTGCCAGGCTGCTGCGCCTCCAGGAGGAGCAGAGCCAGGCCTTCCGCGAGGCGCGCCGCAGCCGCACCGTCGCCAAGCTGATCCGCGAGGCGCACCGGCTGACGGATGTGTGCAACCTGCCCGACGAGATCGGCGAGCCGATGCTGGAAGTGGTGGTGGACAACGCGCTCTGCGACCGTGCGGCCTTCCTGGAGCGTGTCGGCCCGGAGGAGCCGCCGCGCTTCCGCGTCACCCACATGATCGGCATGGGCGGCGAGAGCTGGCCGCGGGAGGTGGTGCTGCCCGCCGCCCCCGGCTTCTTCTTCACCACCTCGCGCACGCCCATCGAGCCGCCGGCCTATGAGCTGACCTCCATCCTGCGCACGCCCTACATCCTCTGGGCCCATGACCCGGGCAGCGGCGTCGCGCTCATCATGGGCAACCACAGCGAGGGCAATGTCTCCCGCCCCTTCGAGACGCGGGACCAGGAACTGGTGGAGGGCGCGCTCTCGGTCTACATCGACGTGCGCGCGCGCAAGGCGGCGGAGGCGGAGCTGCGCGCGGCCAAGCTGGCGGCGGAGGCAAGCGGCGCGGCCCGCGCGCGCTTCCTGGCCACGCTGAGCCATGAGCTGCGCACGCCGCTCAATTCCATCATCGGGTTTTCCGAGATCCTGTCGTCCGGCTCCAGCATCTCCGCGACGGCGCGGCAACGCGACGCCTATATCGCGCAGATCCATGATTCCGGCCGCATGCTGCTGGAGCTGATCGACAACATCCTGGACTACGCCAGCCTGGAGAACGCGACGCCCAGGCTGCGGCGCGAATGGATCGCGGGGCGGTCGCTGCTGGATGCGGTGCTGGGCGAGGCGGGCTCGATCGCGCTGCGCCAGGGCGTGGAGCTGGTCTGCGATCCGCCCGAGGAGGGGTTGCAGCTGCATGTGGACCGGCTGCGCTTCCGCCAGGTGCTGACCAACCTGCTGGGCAATGCGGTGAAGTTCACGCCCGCCCGCGGCCGCGTCAGCCTCGCCATCCTGGCCACGCCCAACGGTGGAGCCATGGTGCGCGTGACGGATACGGGCATCGGCATCGCGCCCGATGACATCCAGCGCGCGCTCGAACCCTTCCAGCAGGTCTCGGACGGGCACAGCCGGCAATTCCCCGGCACCGGCCTCGGCCTGCCCATCGCCAAGACGCTGGTGGAGGCGCATGGCGGCACGCTCGGCATCGAGAGCGTGCCGGGCATGGGCACCAGCGTCACCGTCACGCTGCCGCCCGAGGCGGTGCGGCGGGTGGGGGAGGGCGCGCCCGCCCCCGGCTGA
- a CDS encoding complex I NDUFA9 subunit family protein, protein MRKVATVFGGAGFLGRQIVQRLVREDWMVRVAVRDPVRAHGMHTMGRVGQVAALAADVTRDSGVARAVEGAGVVVNCVGILHGNFEAVQAEGPARIGRLAAAAGVEKLVHVSAIGADATSESRYARSKAAGEEGLRAAFPNATILRPSIVFGAEDAFFNRFAQMAMVSPIMPVICGETRFQPVHVGDVADAVMAALARPEAAGRTYELGGPRAWTFRELLAFIVKETHRKRRLVNIPLGVARLQARFAELLPNPPLTRDQLILLQQDNVVAPGALTLRDLGITPAAVEGLVPAYLARFRPGGNRRERPGV, encoded by the coding sequence ATGCGCAAGGTGGCGACGGTGTTCGGCGGGGCGGGTTTCCTGGGGCGGCAGATCGTGCAGCGCCTGGTCCGCGAGGATTGGATGGTGCGGGTGGCCGTGCGCGACCCGGTGCGGGCGCATGGCATGCACACCATGGGCCGGGTGGGGCAGGTGGCGGCACTCGCTGCCGATGTGACGCGCGATTCGGGCGTGGCCCGCGCGGTCGAAGGTGCCGGCGTGGTGGTGAACTGCGTGGGCATCCTGCACGGCAATTTCGAGGCGGTGCAGGCGGAAGGCCCGGCCCGCATCGGGCGCCTCGCGGCCGCGGCGGGGGTGGAGAAGCTGGTCCATGTCTCGGCCATCGGCGCCGATGCGACGAGCGAGAGCCGCTATGCCCGCAGCAAGGCGGCGGGCGAGGAGGGGCTGCGCGCCGCCTTCCCCAACGCGACCATCCTGCGCCCCTCGATCGTGTTCGGGGCGGAGGACGCCTTCTTCAACCGCTTCGCGCAGATGGCCATGGTCTCGCCCATCATGCCCGTCATCTGCGGCGAGACGCGCTTCCAGCCCGTGCATGTGGGCGATGTGGCCGATGCGGTGATGGCGGCGCTCGCCCGGCCCGAGGCGGCGGGGCGGACCTATGAGCTGGGCGGGCCGCGCGCCTGGACCTTCCGCGAGTTGCTGGCCTTCATTGTGAAGGAGACCCATCGCAAGCGCCGGCTGGTGAACATCCCGCTGGGCGTGGCGCGGTTGCAGGCGCGTTTCGCGGAGCTGTTGCCCAACCCGCCGCTGACGCGCGACCAGCTGATCCTGCTGCAACAGGACAATGTGGTGGCGCCGGGCGCGCTCACCCTGCGCGACCTCGGCATCACGCCCGCCGCGGTGGAGGGTCTGGTGCCGGCCTACCTCGCGCGGTTCCGTCCGGGCGGGAACCGGAGGGAGCGGCCAGGGGTTTAG